One Gordonia mangrovi genomic region harbors:
- a CDS encoding DNA alkylation repair protein, translating into MVDAVECAIGDLADPQRAVSSARFFKTGPGEYGEGDRFVGVTVPQLRMVAKRFRGVGTDVVWGLLASEIHEHRLTALFLLRGEYEHAADDAARQGWVNLYLEALSAGRVNNWDLVDASADPVLGAWLVRSDEFGLLVDLAEHDELWTRRAGIVGTFAFLKCGVADATLAVVPVVIDDRRDLIQKATGWMLRELGKRVDRDQLTGYLEAHAAEMGRTALSYAIEHLTPEERVHYRSLR; encoded by the coding sequence ATGGTCGATGCCGTCGAATGCGCGATCGGTGACCTCGCCGACCCCCAGCGGGCGGTGTCCTCGGCGCGCTTCTTCAAGACCGGGCCGGGCGAGTACGGCGAAGGTGACCGGTTCGTCGGCGTGACCGTGCCGCAGCTACGCATGGTGGCCAAGAGGTTTCGTGGGGTCGGGACCGACGTCGTGTGGGGTCTGCTGGCCTCGGAGATCCACGAACATCGCCTGACCGCCCTGTTTCTGCTGCGCGGCGAGTATGAACATGCCGCCGACGACGCCGCGCGTCAGGGCTGGGTGAATCTCTATCTGGAGGCGTTGTCGGCCGGGCGCGTGAACAACTGGGATCTGGTCGATGCCTCCGCCGATCCGGTGCTCGGCGCCTGGCTCGTCAGATCCGACGAGTTCGGTCTGCTCGTGGACCTCGCCGAACACGATGAACTGTGGACGCGGCGGGCCGGTATCGTCGGCACCTTCGCCTTCCTGAAATGCGGTGTCGCGGATGCGACGCTCGCGGTGGTGCCGGTGGTCATCGACGATCGCCGGGATCTGATCCAGAAGGCGACCGGCTGGATGTTGCGGGAGCTGGGAAAGCGCGTCGACCGTGACCAGTTGACCGGCTACCTCGAGGCGCACGCCGCCGAGATGGGGCGCACCGCTTTGAGTTACGCGATCGAACACCTCACGCCCGAGGAGCGTGTGCACTACCGCTCGCTGCGGTAG
- a CDS encoding DoxX family protein, which yields MSPDRLARLLAGMLLSIGTLHFVAPKPFDEIIPEEIPADPRTLTYASGVAEVAIGAGLLVPRTRRLSAALAAALFVAVYPANLNMVRLWKDKPLAMRAVAIGRLPFQFPMIWAAVKVFRGSR from the coding sequence ATGAGTCCCGACCGATTGGCCCGCCTCCTCGCCGGAATGCTGTTGTCCATCGGCACACTGCATTTCGTGGCACCCAAACCCTTCGACGAGATCATCCCCGAGGAGATCCCTGCCGATCCGAGGACGCTGACCTATGCCTCCGGGGTGGCCGAGGTGGCGATCGGCGCCGGTCTGCTGGTGCCGCGCACCCGACGGCTCAGTGCCGCGCTGGCGGCCGCACTGTTCGTGGCGGTGTATCCGGCCAACCTCAACATGGTGCGGCTGTGGAAGGACAAGCCGCTCGCGATGCGCGCGGTCGCCATCGGCCGACTGCCGTTCCAGTTCCCGATGATCTGGGCCGCGGTCAAGGTGTTTCGCGGTTCGCGGTAG
- the mftR gene encoding mycofactocin system transcriptional regulator (MftR, the mycofactocin system transcriptional regulator, is an uncharacterized TetR family DNA-binding transcription factor. Its role is inferred by context. It occurs as part of the biosynthesis locus for mycofactocin, a partially characterized electron carrier derived from the terminal Val-Tyr dipeptide of the precursor peptide MftA, through a radical SAM enzyme-mediated process.) — MTPSDAAPSPSSSSLTPANQPGRRPVTSRAQISAIAIDLFTARGFEETSVDDVAEAVGIGRRTLFRYYPSKNAIAWGDFDAHLTEMRTLLAEIPPTEPIADALRRALISFNHVPPSELPGHRRRMSLLLGVPALQAHSMLMYAEWRQVIAEFCAHRLGLRDTDHVPQTIAWMCLGIALAAYEQWLAEPGADLENLIVTGSRTLAGGVGALS; from the coding sequence ATGACCCCATCGGACGCGGCGCCGTCGCCGTCGTCGTCGTCGTTGACGCCCGCCAACCAGCCCGGTCGGCGGCCGGTCACGTCTCGGGCCCAGATCAGTGCGATCGCGATCGACCTGTTCACCGCACGCGGTTTCGAGGAGACCAGCGTCGATGACGTCGCCGAGGCGGTCGGCATCGGGCGACGCACCCTGTTCCGCTACTACCCGTCCAAGAACGCGATCGCCTGGGGCGACTTCGACGCCCATCTGACCGAGATGCGGACGTTGCTGGCCGAGATCCCACCGACCGAACCGATCGCCGACGCACTGCGCCGAGCACTCATCTCGTTCAACCACGTACCGCCCAGCGAGTTGCCGGGCCATCGCCGTCGGATGTCGCTGTTGCTCGGCGTGCCCGCCCTACAGGCACATTCGATGCTGATGTATGCCGAATGGCGTCAGGTCATCGCCGAGTTCTGCGCACACCGCCTGGGCCTGCGCGACACCGACCACGTGCCCCAGACGATCGCCTGGATGTGCCTGGGAATCGCGCTGGCGGCCTACGAGCAGTGGCTGGCCGAGCCCGGAGCCGATCTGGAGAACTTGATCGTCACCGGCAGCCGTACGCTTGCGGGGGGCGTCGGCGCACTGTCGTGA
- a CDS encoding ferredoxin--NADP reductase translates to MTELTPHGSRSVILTVADVIDETADARSIVFDVPDADHEHFTEYKPGQFLTLRIPSDRTGSVARCYSLASSPRTDRLPKVTVKRTVDGYGSNWVCDNLAVGTRIEALPPSGVFTPKDLDTPLLLIAAGSGVTPVMSILKAALHAGSAPITFFYANRGVDDVIFADELRDLQRAHAERLTLIHWLESLQGLPDDRSLATMFRAYADHAAYLCGPGPFMDAVHKALAGAGFPHHNVHTEVYNSLSGDPFADVELEEVSEAEDAEAATVDVELDGQTHNLRWPRKRSLVDIMLAAGLDAPYSCQEGECGSCACTLIEGTVEMDNTGALDPEDIADGYILGCQAHPTSDALKIEF, encoded by the coding sequence ATGACCGAGCTGACACCGCATGGCTCGCGCAGCGTGATCCTCACGGTCGCGGATGTCATCGACGAAACCGCCGATGCGCGCTCGATCGTGTTCGACGTGCCCGACGCGGACCACGAACACTTCACCGAGTACAAACCGGGCCAGTTCCTGACGCTGCGCATACCCAGCGACCGCACCGGGTCCGTGGCCCGCTGCTACTCCCTCGCGTCGTCGCCGCGCACCGACCGACTGCCCAAGGTGACGGTCAAGCGGACCGTCGACGGCTACGGCTCCAATTGGGTGTGCGACAACCTGGCCGTCGGCACCCGCATCGAGGCGTTACCGCCGTCGGGGGTGTTCACCCCGAAGGACCTCGACACCCCGCTGTTGCTGATCGCCGCCGGCAGCGGCGTGACGCCGGTGATGTCGATCCTGAAGGCAGCGCTGCACGCCGGGTCCGCCCCGATCACGTTCTTCTATGCCAACCGCGGCGTCGACGACGTCATCTTCGCCGACGAACTGCGTGACCTGCAGCGCGCCCACGCCGAGCGGCTGACCCTGATCCATTGGCTCGAATCCCTGCAGGGTCTGCCCGACGACCGGTCGCTGGCGACGATGTTCCGCGCCTACGCCGACCACGCCGCCTACCTGTGCGGGCCCGGACCGTTCATGGATGCGGTACACAAAGCCCTTGCGGGCGCAGGCTTCCCGCACCACAACGTGCACACCGAGGTGTACAACTCGCTGTCCGGTGACCCGTTCGCCGATGTCGAGCTCGAGGAGGTCAGCGAGGCCGAGGATGCCGAGGCGGCCACCGTCGACGTCGAGTTGGACGGTCAGACACACAACCTCCGGTGGCCGCGGAAGCGCTCGCTGGTCGACATCATGCTGGCCGCCGGACTCGACGCCCCGTACTCGTGCCAGGAGGGCGAGTGCGGATCGTGTGCCTGCACCCTCATCGAGGGTACGGTCGAGATGGACAACACCGGCGCGCTCGACCCGGAGGACATCGCCGACGGCTACATCCTGGGCTGCCAGGCACACCCGACATCGGATGCCCTCAAGATCGAATTCTGA
- the mftA gene encoding mycofactocin precursor MftA (Mycofactocin is a small molecule electron carrier derived from the final two amino acids, Val-Tyr, of MftA, the mycofactocin precursor. It plays a role in redox homeostasis and the metabolism of alcohols and aldehydes in Actinobacteria, including Mycobacterium tuberculosis.) — translation MADQSVTSDHDELVGESLVEEVSIDGMCGVY, via the coding sequence ATGGCCGATCAGTCCGTCACGTCGGATCACGACGAGCTCGTGGGTGAATCGTTGGTCGAAGAGGTGTCGATCGACGGGATGTGCGGGGTCTACTGA
- the mftC gene encoding mycofactocin radical SAM maturase (MftC is a radical SAM/SPASM enzyme that catalyzes the first two steps in biosynthesis of the electron carrier mycofactocin from the terminal Val-Tyr dipeptide of the precursor peptide MftA.): MTTLEMPPTATASAVTAPPASSPPKVGRLVDQFEKGLDAPICLTWELTYACNLACVHCLSSSGKRDPRELSTEQCKAIIDELQRMQVFYVNIGGGEPTVRPDFWELVDYATSHQVGVKFSTNGLRIDKQVAARLAASDYVDVQISLDGATAEVNDAVRGPGSFDMAVRALENLHEAGFADAKISVVMTRENVAQLDEFKALADRYNATLRITRLRPSGRGADVWDDLHPLPEQQRELYNWLVAHGDNVLTGDSFFHLSAFGGGDGGGALPGLNLCGAGRVVCLIDPVGDVYACPFAIHENFLAGNITTDGGFREIWQNSDLFTELREPQNAGACTKCAHFDACRGGCMAAKFFTGLPLAGPDPECVQGYGEELLAGDRTKPTANKDHSRGTPLTLMTRRPDGDLLPVGAPPSKSCDENPLAGFTPDSL; encoded by the coding sequence ATGACCACACTCGAAATGCCGCCCACCGCAACCGCGTCGGCCGTCACCGCGCCCCCGGCGAGCAGTCCGCCGAAGGTGGGCCGACTCGTCGATCAGTTCGAGAAGGGACTCGATGCGCCGATCTGCCTGACGTGGGAGCTCACCTACGCCTGCAACCTCGCCTGCGTGCACTGCTTGTCCTCGTCGGGCAAGCGTGATCCGCGGGAACTGTCCACCGAACAGTGCAAGGCCATCATCGACGAACTGCAGCGAATGCAGGTCTTCTACGTGAACATCGGCGGCGGTGAGCCGACGGTGCGGCCCGACTTCTGGGAACTCGTCGACTACGCGACCAGTCACCAGGTGGGGGTGAAGTTCTCCACCAACGGACTACGCATCGACAAACAGGTCGCGGCCCGGTTGGCGGCGTCGGACTACGTCGACGTGCAGATCTCGCTCGACGGTGCCACCGCCGAGGTCAACGACGCCGTGCGTGGGCCGGGATCGTTCGACATGGCCGTCCGGGCGCTGGAAAACCTGCATGAGGCCGGCTTCGCCGACGCCAAGATCAGCGTGGTGATGACCCGGGAGAACGTCGCACAGCTCGACGAGTTCAAGGCACTTGCCGACCGTTACAACGCCACCCTGCGCATCACCCGACTGCGTCCCTCCGGTCGCGGAGCCGATGTCTGGGACGACCTGCACCCGCTACCCGAGCAGCAGCGCGAGCTCTACAATTGGCTTGTCGCACATGGTGACAACGTGCTCACCGGCGATTCGTTCTTCCATCTGTCCGCCTTCGGCGGCGGTGACGGCGGGGGAGCGCTGCCGGGTCTGAACCTGTGTGGCGCCGGCCGCGTGGTGTGCCTGATCGATCCGGTCGGTGACGTCTATGCCTGCCCGTTCGCCATTCACGAGAACTTCCTGGCCGGCAACATCACCACCGATGGTGGCTTCCGCGAGATCTGGCAGAATTCGGATCTGTTCACCGAACTGCGCGAGCCGCAGAACGCCGGTGCCTGCACCAAGTGCGCACATTTCGACGCCTGCCGCGGTGGCTGCATGGCCGCCAAGTTCTTCACCGGACTGCCCCTGGCCGGGCCCGATCCCGAATGTGTGCAGGGCTACGGAGAAGAACTCCTGGCCGGTGACCGCACCAAACCGACCGCCAACAAGGATCATTCGCGCGGCACGCCGCTGACGCTGATGACCCGCCGACCGGACGGTGATCTGCTGCCCGTCGGCGCCCCACCGTCCAAGAGTTGTGACGAGAACCCGCTGGCCGGCTTCACGCCCGACAGTCTGTAG
- the mftB gene encoding mycofactocin biosynthesis chaperone MftB (MftB, a small protein, is a peptide chaperone that assists the radical SAM enzyme MftC in performing two modifications to the C-terminal Val-Tyr dipeptide of the mycofactocin precursor peptide, MftA. MftB's role is analogous to the role of PqqD in the biosynthesis of PQQ, a cofactor that derives entirely from a Tyr and a Glu in the precursor PqqA.), translated as MSVTTSSSVSGGRVDATAGPGGPQSDMPTQSDMPGPARTARFDVGAAWQLNPKVALRPEPFGALLYHFGTRKLSFLKNLTVVGIVQSLADHPSADAALDAAGIEAAERPLYLQALRALADSGMIARRPDA; from the coding sequence ATGTCGGTGACGACATCGAGTTCGGTGTCCGGCGGTCGCGTCGACGCGACCGCCGGGCCCGGCGGACCCCAGTCCGACATGCCCACCCAGTCCGACATGCCCGGCCCCGCGCGCACCGCCCGGTTCGACGTCGGCGCCGCGTGGCAACTCAACCCGAAGGTGGCGCTGCGGCCCGAACCGTTCGGTGCGTTGCTGTATCACTTCGGCACCCGCAAGCTGTCGTTCCTGAAGAACCTCACCGTCGTCGGGATCGTGCAGTCGCTCGCCGATCATCCCAGCGCCGATGCCGCGCTCGACGCCGCCGGGATCGAGGCCGCTGAGCGGCCGCTGTACCTACAGGCGCTGCGCGCGCTCGCCGACTCGGGGATGATCGCGCGTCGTCCGGACGCCTGA
- a CDS encoding universal stress protein, producing the protein MTILVGYVQGEGGLGGLQLGAMAAESLHTDLVVATVVPKPWTTPSMAKVDAEFASWTDEVAAKAEAEVAEYMTIYPPELSWRFIRLDHRTVASALIEHARAIDADALAISSTGDGQLGQIVLGSTANILMHRSPVPVGISPRGYRSPKDGRLTRVTAAVSGSGPESRSVIARARGLCDRMDAPLRVVSFAVRGGAMYPPLVGLGTEDDVLSQWKAQSADSHRMLLDDGVIAAGTDCVVAAGRGYREAFDSIEWIDGEVLFLGSARDSVLAQVFLGSRASKLIRHSPVPVLVLPR; encoded by the coding sequence GTGACGATCCTGGTGGGCTACGTCCAGGGCGAGGGCGGGCTGGGCGGGCTGCAACTCGGCGCGATGGCCGCGGAGTCCTTGCACACCGATCTCGTGGTGGCGACGGTCGTCCCCAAGCCGTGGACCACGCCGTCGATGGCGAAGGTGGATGCCGAGTTCGCGTCGTGGACCGACGAAGTCGCGGCCAAAGCGGAGGCGGAGGTCGCCGAGTACATGACGATCTATCCGCCCGAGCTGAGCTGGCGGTTCATCCGTCTCGATCATCGGACGGTGGCCTCGGCGCTCATCGAACACGCCCGCGCCATCGACGCCGATGCACTCGCGATCAGCTCGACCGGCGACGGGCAGCTGGGCCAGATCGTGCTGGGCTCCACCGCCAACATCCTCATGCATCGCTCGCCGGTGCCGGTGGGCATCAGTCCGCGCGGCTATCGCTCACCCAAGGACGGCCGGCTCACCCGGGTCACCGCGGCCGTCAGCGGATCGGGACCCGAGTCGCGGTCGGTCATCGCCCGCGCGCGGGGTCTCTGCGACCGCATGGATGCGCCACTGCGGGTGGTGTCGTTTGCGGTGCGTGGTGGTGCGATGTACCCACCGCTGGTCGGCCTGGGTACCGAGGACGATGTGCTCTCCCAATGGAAGGCGCAGTCCGCTGACTCCCACCGAATGCTGCTCGATGATGGCGTGATCGCCGCCGGGACCGACTGTGTGGTCGCCGCCGGACGCGGCTATCGGGAGGCATTCGACTCGATCGAGTGGATCGACGGCGAGGTGCTGTTCCTGGGCAGCGCCCGCGACAGCGTGCTCGCGCAGGTGTTCCTCGGATCGCGCGCCAGCAAACTCATCC
- a CDS encoding amino acid permease: protein MTRAQSITATMFRRKPVRGAGAPGEAADDPHLKRSIGTFQLTLFGVGATVGTGIFIVVPEAISKAGPAVLIAFVVAGLAAGLAAICYAEMASAVPVSGSSYSYAYATLGEVVAVGIGACLMLEYGVSAAATSIGWGQYLNELLDNLFGWHIPDALNAAPWGVDDPGIVNLPSVILVVLCGLLLIRGASESAMVNTVMVLIKLGVLLLFAAVCLTAFTSSHFSPFMPEGMAGVTAAAAVIFFTFIGLDAVSTAGDEVRNPQKAMPRAIIGALVVVTGIYLLTALASIGAQVWTDFDPDDSASLSVLANSVTGSTWVGTIIAAGAVISIFSVTLVVIYGQTRILFAMGRDGLLPSAFAKVSSTTSVPVNNTVVVCAAIALLGGFVPIDKLWDLVSVGTLAAFIVVSIGVIILRRTMPDLPRPFRVPGYPVTPVLSVAACVWILSGLAPVTFLFFGAWVAAALLFYFLWGRRHSKLNSTTPDSDGALT from the coding sequence ATGACGCGAGCACAATCGATCACCGCCACGATGTTCCGCCGCAAACCTGTGCGCGGCGCCGGGGCACCCGGCGAGGCTGCGGACGATCCGCACCTCAAACGCAGTATCGGCACGTTTCAGCTGACCCTCTTCGGCGTCGGCGCGACGGTCGGCACCGGCATCTTCATCGTCGTCCCGGAGGCCATCAGCAAGGCCGGCCCGGCCGTGCTGATCGCGTTCGTGGTCGCCGGTCTGGCGGCCGGTCTCGCCGCGATCTGCTACGCCGAGATGGCGTCGGCGGTCCCGGTGTCCGGGTCGAGCTATTCCTACGCATACGCGACCCTGGGCGAGGTGGTGGCGGTCGGCATCGGCGCCTGCCTGATGCTCGAGTACGGGGTGTCGGCGGCGGCCACCTCGATCGGCTGGGGTCAGTATCTCAACGAGCTGCTGGACAATCTGTTCGGCTGGCACATCCCCGACGCCCTCAACGCGGCACCCTGGGGCGTCGACGATCCCGGGATCGTGAACCTGCCGTCGGTGATCCTCGTCGTCCTGTGCGGGCTGCTGCTCATCCGCGGTGCCAGCGAGTCCGCGATGGTCAACACGGTGATGGTGTTGATCAAACTCGGCGTGCTGCTGCTGTTCGCGGCGGTCTGTCTCACCGCGTTCACCTCCAGCCACTTCTCGCCGTTCATGCCCGAGGGGATGGCCGGGGTGACGGCGGCAGCCGCGGTCATCTTCTTCACCTTCATCGGCCTGGACGCGGTGTCCACGGCCGGCGACGAGGTGCGTAACCCGCAGAAGGCCATGCCGCGCGCCATCATCGGCGCCCTCGTCGTGGTCACCGGCATCTACCTGCTCACCGCCTTGGCGTCGATCGGCGCACAGGTGTGGACGGACTTCGATCCCGACGACAGCGCCAGCCTGTCGGTGCTGGCCAACTCGGTCACCGGTTCCACCTGGGTCGGCACCATCATCGCGGCGGGTGCGGTCATCTCCATCTTCTCGGTGACGTTGGTGGTGATCTACGGCCAGACGCGCATCCTGTTCGCGATGGGAAGGGATGGCCTGCTGCCGTCCGCCTTCGCCAAGGTCAGTTCGACGACGTCGGTACCGGTGAACAACACGGTGGTGGTGTGTGCGGCCATCGCCCTGCTCGGCGGTTTCGTGCCGATCGACAAGCTGTGGGATCTGGTGTCGGTCGGCACGCTGGCGGCGTTCATCGTGGTCTCGATCGGCGTGATCATCCTGCGTCGCACCATGCCTGATCTGCCCCGGCCGTTCCGTGTGCCCGGTTACCCGGTGACGCCGGTGCTGTCGGTGGCCGCCTGTGTGTGGATTCTGAGCGGCCTCGCTCCCGTCACCTTCCTGTTCTTCGGGGCGTGGGTCGCCGCGGCGCTGCTGTTCTACTTCCTGTGGGGACGACGCCACAGCAAGCTGAACTCGACAACACCCGACTCCGACGGAGCGCTCACGTGA
- a CDS encoding NAD(P)/FAD-dependent oxidoreductase: MSASSAGVVVVGAGLGGIRVAESLRSNEYTGPITLIGEEAHPPYDRPPLSKSVLLGKDDRVDLKPADYFGEAAVQLRVGERVCAISPESRTVTVARTDDSSRREDIAYDALVLATGLRPRSLPGTDGVAGVHVLRTIDDALALRAEIENASRAVIVGAGFIGCEVAASLNQRGLTVTLVEPAPTPLAAALGTGVGELITRLHQANGVDVRAGVGVDEVLSADGKVTGVRLADGDEVAADIVVVGIGSIPVTDYLDGSGIELAPRESGGGIACDEDGRACVPDVYALGDVANWRTETGGTRRVEHWTHTVEQATVVAHRIAQTDAMIPAAPPYFWSDQYNLKIQVLGRPEAGDELHLVDDDGTKFLAYYSRDGILTGVVGAGKVGAVMKTRPKLLTRTPIADVLG, translated from the coding sequence ATGAGCGCATCATCGGCAGGTGTGGTGGTGGTCGGTGCGGGGCTCGGAGGTATCCGCGTGGCGGAGAGCCTGCGCAGCAACGAGTACACCGGGCCCATCACGCTGATCGGCGAGGAAGCCCACCCGCCGTATGACCGTCCGCCGTTGTCGAAGTCGGTGCTGCTCGGCAAGGACGACCGGGTCGATCTCAAGCCCGCCGACTACTTCGGTGAGGCAGCCGTGCAGCTTCGCGTCGGTGAACGTGTATGTGCGATCTCGCCGGAGTCGCGCACGGTGACCGTCGCACGCACCGACGACTCCAGCCGGCGCGAGGACATCGCATACGACGCGCTCGTACTGGCCACGGGGCTGCGCCCACGGTCGCTGCCGGGTACCGACGGGGTCGCGGGGGTGCATGTGCTGCGCACCATCGACGATGCTCTCGCACTGCGCGCCGAGATCGAGAACGCCTCGCGCGCAGTGATCGTCGGCGCCGGATTCATCGGCTGCGAGGTCGCGGCCAGCCTCAACCAGCGCGGCCTGACGGTGACGCTGGTCGAGCCCGCGCCGACGCCCCTGGCCGCCGCCCTGGGTACCGGCGTGGGGGAGTTGATCACTCGGCTGCATCAGGCCAACGGGGTCGATGTCCGCGCCGGGGTCGGCGTCGACGAGGTGCTCTCGGCCGACGGCAAGGTCACCGGTGTGCGGCTCGCCGACGGCGACGAGGTGGCCGCCGACATCGTGGTGGTGGGTATCGGGTCGATCCCGGTGACCGACTACCTCGACGGTTCCGGGATCGAACTCGCGCCGCGCGAGTCCGGCGGCGGGATCGCCTGCGACGAAGACGGCCGCGCCTGCGTGCCGGATGTCTACGCACTCGGTGACGTGGCGAACTGGCGCACCGAGACCGGTGGCACGCGCCGCGTGGAGCACTGGACGCACACCGTCGAGCAGGCCACCGTTGTGGCCCACCGCATCGCGCAGACCGACGCCATGATTCCGGCTGCGCCACCGTACTTCTGGAGCGACCAGTACAACCTGAAGATCCAGGTGCTGGGTCGACCCGAGGCCGGCGACGAACTCCATCTGGTCGACGACGACGGCACGAAGTTCCTGGCCTATTACAGCCGTGACGGCATCCTCACCGGCGTCGTCGGCGCGGGCAAGGTGGGCGCGGTGATGAAGACGCGGCCGAAACTGCTGACGCGGACGCCGATCGCGGACGTGCTCGGCTGA